A genomic stretch from Schaalia odontolytica includes:
- a CDS encoding NAD-dependent malic enzyme, whose protein sequence is MRTSPSYTASYRIEVDEKTTSIASIVDVVSSTGAEIKGLDVADSDRGRIIIDLTCDMRDSEHRREVREAIGALPGVTADSVADQTFMSHIGGKVEIHSKVPLRNRDDLSRAYTPGVARVCTAIHDMPQKAHMLTMKANTVAVVSDGTAVLGLGDIGPEAALPVMEGKAVLFKEFGGVDAWPVVLDTKDTEEIISIVKAIAPAYGGINLEDISAPRCFEIEERLRAELDIPVFHDDQHGTAIVVLSALINALKIVGKKIEDVRIVVSGVGAAGNAIIRLLLAQGARDIIGCGRDGALSGDDTEGMHPSRKALAEATNPRHVHGSLKEVLKGADVFIGVSSGNILDPSDVETMARDAIVFALANPTPEVDPIGAGKYAAVVATGRSDYPNQINNVLAFPGLFRGLLDAKVKEITTEVLRVASVAIASVISEDELSPSYIIPGAFDKRVAPAVSKAVRRAVRDLPTVDIPIQPDMDVN, encoded by the coding sequence ATGCGCACATCGCCGTCGTACACCGCCTCATACCGTATCGAGGTGGACGAGAAGACGACTTCCATCGCGTCCATTGTTGACGTAGTCTCTTCGACTGGAGCCGAGATCAAGGGCCTGGATGTGGCCGACTCCGACCGTGGGCGCATCATCATCGATCTCACGTGCGACATGCGCGATTCCGAGCACCGCCGCGAGGTGCGCGAGGCTATCGGCGCGCTGCCCGGCGTGACCGCCGATTCGGTTGCCGACCAGACCTTCATGAGCCACATCGGCGGCAAGGTGGAGATCCACTCCAAGGTGCCGCTGCGTAACCGCGACGACCTGTCGCGCGCCTACACCCCCGGCGTCGCCCGCGTGTGTACCGCCATCCATGACATGCCGCAGAAGGCCCACATGCTGACCATGAAGGCCAACACTGTCGCGGTCGTCTCGGACGGCACCGCAGTGCTCGGCCTGGGCGACATTGGCCCGGAGGCCGCCCTGCCCGTCATGGAAGGAAAGGCCGTCCTGTTCAAGGAGTTCGGCGGCGTTGATGCCTGGCCGGTCGTCCTGGACACCAAGGACACCGAGGAGATCATCTCTATCGTCAAGGCCATCGCCCCCGCGTACGGCGGCATCAACCTGGAGGACATCTCCGCGCCCCGCTGCTTTGAGATCGAAGAGCGTCTGCGTGCCGAGCTCGACATCCCGGTCTTCCACGACGACCAGCACGGCACCGCTATCGTCGTCCTCTCCGCGCTCATCAATGCCCTGAAGATCGTGGGCAAGAAGATCGAAGACGTGCGCATCGTCGTCTCCGGCGTCGGCGCGGCCGGCAACGCGATCATCCGCCTGCTGCTCGCCCAGGGCGCGCGCGATATCATCGGCTGCGGTCGCGATGGCGCGCTGTCCGGCGATGACACCGAGGGAATGCACCCCTCGCGTAAGGCCCTGGCGGAGGCGACGAACCCCCGCCACGTGCACGGCTCCCTCAAGGAGGTCCTCAAGGGTGCCGACGTCTTCATCGGCGTCTCCTCCGGCAACATCCTTGACCCGTCGGACGTCGAGACGATGGCGCGAGACGCGATCGTTTTCGCCCTGGCCAACCCCACTCCCGAGGTCGATCCGATCGGTGCCGGCAAGTATGCCGCCGTCGTCGCCACCGGCCGGTCCGACTACCCGAACCAGATCAACAACGTGCTCGCCTTCCCGGGTCTGTTCCGAGGACTCCTGGACGCCAAGGTCAAGGAGATTACGACCGAGGTTTTGCGCGTCGCCTCCGTGGCCATCGCTTCCGTCATCTCCGAGGACGAGCTCTCGCCGTCCTACATCATCCCCGGTGCCTTCGATAAGCGCGTTGCTCCCGCCGTCTCCAAGGCAGTGCGCCGCGCGGTTCGCGATCTTCCGACCGTGGATATCCCCATTCAGCCCGACATGGATGTGAACTGA
- the gatB gene encoding Asp-tRNA(Asn)/Glu-tRNA(Gln) amidotransferase subunit GatB: protein MTELMDYDEAARRFDPVLGIEVHVELGTKTKMFDAAPNAFGGEPNTFVTPVSLGLPGSLPVVNRQAVEYAIKIGLALNCEIAQYCRFARKNYFYPDLTKAFQTSQSDEPIAHDGYVDVELEDGTMFRVQIERAHMEEDAGKNTHIGGADGRIQGADYSLVDYNRAGVPLVEIVTRPIEGAGERAPEVAAAYVQALRDIFRALDVSEARMERGNVRADINVSLRPTPESPLGTRTETKNVNSFRGIASAVRYEMSRQAQILSEGGTILQETRHYHEEDGSTSSGREKSDSEDYRYFPEPDLVPIRPDREWVEELRASLPELPVAKRRRLRAEWGYADMEMRDVINAGALELIEATVGAGCDPASARKWWMGEISRRAKEREVSLGEAGVSPAQVAQLQGLIDSGRINDKLARQVLEGVLAGEGDPAQVVEARGLEVVSDDGALTAAVQEALDANPDIVDKIKGGKVQAAGALVGAVMKATRGQADAARVRELIMEMVGA from the coding sequence ATGACTGAGCTCATGGATTACGACGAGGCGGCCCGCCGCTTCGACCCGGTTCTCGGCATTGAGGTGCACGTCGAGCTGGGCACCAAGACCAAGATGTTCGACGCCGCCCCCAACGCTTTTGGCGGCGAGCCGAACACCTTCGTCACCCCCGTGTCGCTGGGTCTGCCCGGCTCCCTGCCGGTCGTCAACCGTCAGGCGGTTGAGTACGCGATCAAGATCGGCCTGGCGCTGAACTGCGAGATCGCGCAGTACTGCCGTTTTGCGCGCAAGAACTACTTCTACCCGGACCTGACGAAGGCCTTCCAGACTTCTCAGTCCGACGAGCCGATCGCTCACGATGGCTACGTGGACGTTGAGCTCGAGGACGGCACCATGTTCCGCGTGCAGATTGAGCGCGCGCACATGGAGGAGGACGCGGGCAAGAACACGCACATCGGTGGCGCGGACGGCCGTATCCAGGGCGCGGACTACTCGCTCGTGGATTACAACCGTGCGGGCGTGCCGCTCGTGGAGATCGTGACCCGTCCGATCGAGGGAGCCGGAGAGCGCGCCCCCGAGGTGGCCGCCGCCTACGTGCAGGCCCTGCGCGACATCTTCCGCGCCCTGGATGTGTCCGAGGCCCGCATGGAGCGCGGCAACGTGCGCGCCGACATCAACGTGTCGCTGCGCCCGACGCCGGAGTCGCCCCTGGGTACGCGTACCGAGACGAAGAACGTGAACTCCTTCCGCGGCATCGCCTCGGCCGTGCGCTACGAGATGTCGCGCCAGGCCCAGATCCTGTCCGAGGGCGGCACGATCCTGCAGGAGACCCGTCACTACCACGAGGAGGACGGCTCGACGTCGTCCGGCCGCGAAAAGTCGGATTCCGAGGACTACCGCTACTTCCCCGAGCCCGACCTGGTGCCGATCCGCCCGGATCGCGAATGGGTGGAGGAGCTGCGCGCCTCGCTGCCCGAGCTGCCCGTCGCCAAGCGTCGTCGCCTGCGCGCCGAGTGGGGCTACGCGGACATGGAGATGCGCGACGTCATCAACGCCGGTGCCCTTGAGCTCATCGAGGCCACGGTCGGCGCGGGCTGCGACCCCGCGTCCGCACGTAAGTGGTGGATGGGCGAGATTTCGCGCCGCGCCAAGGAACGCGAAGTCTCCCTCGGCGAGGCTGGGGTCAGCCCCGCTCAGGTCGCGCAGCTGCAGGGTCTTATCGACTCGGGCCGTATCAACGACAAGCTGGCTCGCCAGGTGCTCGAGGGGGTCCTCGCGGGCGAAGGTGACCCGGCGCAGGTCGTTGAGGCCCGAGGCCTTGAGGTCGTCTCCGACGACGGCGCCCTGACGGCGGCCGTCCAGGAGGCCCTGGACGCCAACCCTGACATCGTCGACAAGATCAAGGGCGGCAAGGTCCAGGCTGCCGGCGCCCTCGTCGGCGCGGTCATGAAGGCCACCCGCGGGCAGGCTGACGCCGCCCGCGTGCGTGAGCTGATCATGGAGATGGTTGGCGCCTGA